A region from the Algoriphagus machipongonensis genome encodes:
- a CDS encoding sensor histidine kinase: MNPTEDQIYVIIFSTLFLGGLMSTFVVAMVFIHRQRQAQNRQKMDQIKSEHEKTLLNIENEIQQETLTHIGRELHDNIGQLLSLAKLYLGSSKPEKQAEGRYTINQVITEVRALSKTLNLDWVETLSIKDFIEQQLEKIQTTGFCETKLEVEKDLGELPKDHKLVLIRVIQEVLNNSIKHASPDEISVKILEKNGVRQVEIKDNGKGFDTSIKSQGSGMYNLEKRMETIGGEFKISSQPGKGTLIHLLLPN; encoded by the coding sequence ATGAATCCCACTGAAGATCAAATTTACGTCATCATTTTCAGCACCCTATTTTTAGGAGGCTTAATGTCCACTTTTGTTGTGGCTATGGTTTTTATCCATAGACAAAGACAGGCGCAGAACCGCCAAAAAATGGATCAGATCAAATCTGAACACGAAAAAACTTTGCTGAATATAGAAAATGAAATCCAGCAGGAAACACTAACTCATATCGGTAGGGAGCTACATGATAACATTGGTCAGTTACTTTCCCTGGCGAAGCTTTACCTGGGCTCTTCCAAGCCGGAAAAGCAAGCAGAGGGTCGATATACGATCAATCAAGTGATTACGGAGGTCCGTGCCCTATCCAAAACGCTGAATTTAGACTGGGTAGAAACTTTGAGTATAAAGGATTTTATAGAGCAGCAACTTGAAAAGATCCAAACGACAGGGTTTTGTGAGACCAAACTAGAAGTAGAAAAAGATTTAGGTGAGTTGCCTAAAGATCATAAACTTGTTCTTATTCGAGTGATCCAGGAAGTATTAAATAATTCTATCAAACATGCCTCACCTGATGAGATCAGTGTGAAAATTCTAGAAAAAAACGGCGTGAGGCAAGTGGAAATAAAAGACAATGGGAAAGGGTTTGATACTTCAATCAAGTCACAAGGAAGTGGCATGTACAATCTTGAGAAGAGAATGGAGACGATAGGAGGAGAGTTTAAAATTTCTTCTCAACCAGGAAAAGGAACACTTATCCATTTATTGTTGCCAAATTAA
- a CDS encoding response regulator yields the protein MIRIALADDHKLFAKGIESLLDEYDDLLITGIYPNGKELIDSLKMDLPDVILTDLNMPVLDGFGVLKSSKKAFPKIKVIVLSMYDDEKIYKKCMKEGADAFILKDADPDELVYTIHEVYDGRHIANFQRVIQQANQSSFYDAFREKFKLSRREVQIIKLIKDGMQNKEIADDLSLSVQTIETHRKNIHSKLHVSSRIELVNKVQDMNL from the coding sequence ATGATCAGAATAGCTTTAGCTGATGACCACAAACTATTCGCTAAAGGAATAGAAAGTTTGTTGGATGAATATGACGACTTACTCATCACGGGTATTTACCCGAATGGGAAAGAACTGATTGATTCGCTCAAAATGGATCTTCCTGATGTTATTTTGACAGATTTGAATATGCCAGTTTTAGATGGTTTTGGAGTCCTAAAATCTTCTAAAAAGGCTTTTCCCAAGATTAAGGTCATAGTACTCTCTATGTATGATGATGAGAAAATCTACAAGAAATGTATGAAAGAAGGGGCGGATGCTTTTATTCTTAAAGATGCAGATCCTGACGAATTAGTCTATACCATACACGAGGTTTATGATGGCAGGCACATCGCCAACTTTCAAAGGGTAATACAACAGGCCAATCAAAGTTCTTTTTACGATGCATTTAGAGAGAAATTTAAACTTTCCAGAAGGGAAGTGCAGATCATTAAGTTGATTAAAGATGGAATGCAGAATAAGGAAATCGCAGATGATCTCAGCTTAAGCGTTCAAACAATAGAAACCCATCGAAAAAATATCCATTCTAAACTTCATGTTTCTTCCAGAATCGAACTGGTAAACAAAGTTCAGGATATGAATCTTTAA
- a CDS encoding Gfo/Idh/MocA family oxidoreductase — MKSPIKTAIVGYGSVAEKMHAPLISVCSDLELIAVVERHQNKSQEKYPEVTIYRSLEELLEKSDVDLVVITTPNTHHFPMAKQCLLAGKHVVVDKPITIHSWEAEELKVLSEKVGKICTAFQNRRFDGDILTLQQLVEEETLGGLVYLESHFDRFRPDLSGNWREEVGAGNGITYDLGSHLIDQVYITFGAPDSIQADIRKQRTDAIVDDHFDITMDYGRFKARLTAGVLVNAPTPKYLLLGQNGSYQKFGMDVQEQAFKAGVQPAGDSWGVEPEENWGKIFLKDGTKPYPSIPGDYRIFYNNIADVLLRGASLKVTIQQAISVLKMIEASFLSASENRSIAREEGNW, encoded by the coding sequence ATGAAATCTCCAATCAAAACAGCAATTGTCGGCTACGGATCTGTCGCTGAAAAAATGCATGCGCCTCTGATAAGCGTTTGTTCAGATTTGGAATTGATAGCTGTGGTTGAACGTCATCAAAACAAGAGTCAAGAGAAATATCCAGAAGTAACAATTTATAGAAGTTTAGAGGAACTACTCGAAAAAAGTGATGTTGATTTGGTCGTGATTACCACCCCAAATACTCATCATTTTCCGATGGCAAAACAATGCCTTTTGGCGGGGAAGCATGTGGTAGTAGACAAGCCTATCACGATCCATTCTTGGGAAGCTGAGGAATTGAAAGTCCTATCTGAGAAAGTAGGGAAAATTTGCACCGCTTTCCAAAACAGAAGGTTTGATGGAGATATTTTGACTCTTCAGCAATTGGTAGAAGAGGAGACATTAGGGGGCTTGGTTTACCTGGAGTCACATTTCGATAGGTTTAGGCCCGATTTGTCCGGAAATTGGCGTGAAGAAGTAGGAGCTGGGAATGGGATCACTTATGATTTAGGATCTCACCTGATTGACCAGGTGTATATAACCTTCGGAGCTCCCGACAGTATACAGGCTGATATCCGAAAGCAAAGGACCGATGCGATCGTTGATGATCATTTCGATATCACGATGGATTATGGGAGGTTTAAAGCTCGGTTGACAGCTGGTGTTTTAGTCAATGCGCCTACGCCAAAATATCTTCTTTTAGGTCAAAATGGCTCCTACCAGAAATTCGGAATGGATGTTCAGGAGCAAGCCTTTAAAGCAGGGGTTCAGCCAGCAGGGGATTCTTGGGGAGTAGAACCTGAGGAGAATTGGGGGAAAATATTCCTCAAAGATGGCACGAAGCCCTACCCTTCAATTCCTGGAGATTACAGAATTTTTTACAATAATATCGCGGATGTTTTATTGCGTGGAGCTTCTCTCAAAGTAACTATTCAGCAAGCAATCAGTGTTTTAAAGATGATTGAAGCTTCTTTTTTAAGTGCTTCTGAAAATCGATCCATTGCCAGAGAAGAGGGGAATTGGTAA
- a CDS encoding porin family protein, which yields MKKLLILLTLSQLFIFTANAQIEKGSILIGGKLNFNNSNSDQWFGDLPNTSGRESKSIEFNFHPQIGYTLGNNWTLGTMLIFKAGKTVVNQNSSTSSSSTSDRLTTNDHAFGGALFIRKYFPFGEKFSGFAEFNSGSVWQNHESNYERTDSEATISETKYNELQSNMLAGIAYFPKNWLAVELSSNLLSFTHSKRKNEDNIQKANSNKFDFGMSTSSINLGVSFFLNNK from the coding sequence ATGAAGAAACTTTTGATTCTACTGACCTTATCTCAACTTTTTATCTTTACAGCAAATGCTCAAATCGAGAAAGGCAGCATTTTGATTGGTGGTAAGCTTAATTTCAACAATTCAAATTCTGATCAATGGTTTGGGGATTTACCAAATACTTCAGGTAGAGAATCAAAATCGATCGAGTTTAATTTCCATCCGCAAATAGGCTATACATTAGGAAACAACTGGACCTTAGGTACCATGCTTATTTTTAAGGCCGGAAAAACAGTGGTGAATCAAAATTCATCAACAAGTTCTAGTTCAACCTCCGATAGATTAACCACAAATGATCATGCTTTTGGTGGAGCTTTATTTATTCGAAAATACTTTCCATTTGGCGAAAAGTTTTCGGGATTTGCTGAATTCAATTCTGGCTCTGTTTGGCAAAACCATGAGAGTAACTATGAGAGGACTGATAGTGAAGCCACTATAAGTGAAACTAAGTACAATGAATTACAATCCAATATGCTTGCAGGGATCGCTTATTTCCCAAAAAACTGGTTGGCAGTAGAACTATCTTCCAACTTATTGTCATTCACCCATTCGAAAAGGAAAAATGAGGATAATATTCAAAAAGCAAATTCTAACAAATTCGATTTTGGAATGAGTACATCCAGCATCAACCTGGGCGTCTCTTTTTTCCTGAACAACAAGTAA
- a CDS encoding glycine--tRNA ligase: MAKTATPAENAQLKDIISHAKEYGFVYPSSEIYDGLQAVYDYGAYGVELKNNLKRLWWETMTRVQDNIVGIDAAIFMHPTTWKASGHVDSFNDPMIDNKDSKKRYRADVLVEEHAAVFERAGDIERANELTGALARLLEAEDLAGVRDLIINEDIKCPISGTSNWTDVRQFNLMFSTQVGSVAEDASTIFLRPETAQGIFVNFLNVQKTARMKVPFGIAQIGKAFRNEIVARQFIFRMREFEQMEMQFFVRPGTELEWYQKWAETRMKWHLALGTTAEKLRKHDHEKLAHYANAAMDIEYDFPFGFKEVEGIHSRTDFDLKSHQEFSKKKQQYFDPEVNKNYIPYVIETSIGADRLFLMTLCNAYTEEKTEEKSRTYLKFHPAIAPVKAAILPITKKDGLPDKAKEIVDLLKYDFNIIYEEAASIGKRYARQDLIGTPFCIAVDHQTLEDNTVTIRHRDTTEQERVPISELHGRIAEATSFRRVFEKL, translated from the coding sequence ATGGCAAAAACAGCAACTCCGGCGGAAAACGCCCAACTGAAAGATATTATTTCCCATGCCAAAGAGTATGGTTTTGTTTACCCTAGTTCTGAGATCTATGACGGCCTTCAGGCAGTTTATGATTATGGGGCTTATGGGGTTGAATTAAAAAATAATCTGAAGCGTCTGTGGTGGGAAACTATGACAAGGGTTCAGGATAATATTGTGGGAATCGATGCAGCTATTTTTATGCACCCTACTACCTGGAAGGCTTCTGGACACGTGGATAGCTTTAACGATCCAATGATTGACAACAAGGACTCTAAAAAGCGTTACCGTGCGGATGTTCTCGTAGAAGAACATGCAGCAGTATTCGAAAGAGCAGGGGATATCGAGAGAGCAAATGAGTTAACGGGTGCTTTGGCAAGATTGCTTGAAGCAGAAGATCTGGCAGGAGTGCGTGACTTGATCATCAATGAGGATATTAAGTGCCCTATTTCAGGTACTTCTAACTGGACCGACGTTCGGCAGTTCAACTTGATGTTTTCTACTCAAGTAGGTTCGGTAGCGGAAGATGCTTCTACAATTTTTCTAAGACCAGAGACTGCTCAAGGGATTTTTGTCAACTTCCTGAATGTACAGAAAACTGCCAGAATGAAAGTTCCCTTTGGGATTGCTCAGATTGGTAAGGCATTCCGAAATGAAATCGTAGCTCGTCAGTTTATTTTCCGTATGCGTGAATTTGAGCAAATGGAGATGCAATTTTTCGTTCGTCCCGGCACTGAGTTGGAATGGTATCAAAAATGGGCTGAGACCAGAATGAAATGGCATTTGGCATTGGGTACCACAGCTGAAAAGCTAAGAAAGCATGACCATGAAAAATTGGCTCACTATGCCAATGCTGCCATGGATATTGAATATGATTTCCCATTTGGATTCAAAGAAGTGGAAGGGATTCATTCCAGAACTGACTTTGATTTGAAATCACATCAGGAATTTTCTAAAAAGAAGCAGCAATACTTTGATCCAGAGGTCAATAAAAATTATATTCCTTATGTGATTGAAACCTCGATTGGGGCGGATCGACTTTTCTTGATGACTTTATGCAATGCATATACGGAGGAAAAAACTGAAGAGAAAAGCCGAACTTATTTAAAATTCCATCCTGCAATCGCGCCTGTGAAAGCAGCAATATTGCCAATCACTAAAAAAGATGGTTTACCAGATAAGGCAAAAGAAATCGTGGACTTGTTGAAGTATGATTTCAATATCATCTATGAAGAGGCAGCATCTATTGGTAAACGTTATGCTCGTCAAGACTTGATCGGTACCCCTTTCTGTATCGCAGTAGATCACCAGACTTTAGAAGACAACACGGTAACGATTCGTCATCGAGATACCACCGAGCAAGAGCGAGTTCCTATCTCAGAACTTCATGGTAGAATCGCTGAGGCTACAAGCTTTAGAAGAGTATTTGAGAAGTTGTAA
- a CDS encoding DUF302 domain-containing protein, whose amino-acid sequence MSYYFSKVLPRKSYDEAKELVTEELKKEGFGILSEIDVQATLKKKIDVDIQRYTILGACNPHFAHKAISEEDKIGVFLPCNVLVKEKKDGLIEVVAVDPISSMSSVQNESLGEIAIEVQSKLKKVIENLG is encoded by the coding sequence ATGAGTTACTATTTTTCAAAAGTATTACCAAGAAAATCCTATGATGAAGCCAAGGAGTTGGTAACAGAGGAACTGAAAAAGGAGGGATTTGGCATCCTATCTGAGATCGATGTACAAGCGACTCTGAAAAAGAAAATAGATGTTGATATTCAACGATATACAATACTAGGAGCCTGTAATCCACATTTTGCGCATAAAGCCATTTCCGAAGAAGATAAGATCGGTGTATTTCTTCCTTGCAATGTCCTAGTAAAAGAAAAAAAGGACGGGCTGATAGAAGTCGTTGCTGTTGACCCAATATCCAGCATGTCATCAGTTCAAAATGAATCGTTAGGAGAAATCGCAATTGAGGTGCAAAGCAAACTCAAAAAAGTAATTGAAAACCTTGGGTAA
- the crtD gene encoding 1-hydroxycarotenoid 3,4-desaturase CrtD, whose amino-acid sequence MKKKALIIGSGIAGIASSIRLAQKGFNVEVFEANPYPGGKLSEIQIDGYRFDAGPSLFTMPELVEELFELAGKNPKDYFEYQKLEVNCHYFWEDGTRLQAYSDPDLFIQEAEKKLGEPSDHVKEALSKSEYIYEHLAPLFMQRSLHEWKTWTNPDALKSYLRMGKLGIFSTMNEANKKLFDSPKLVQLFNRYATYNGSNPYETPATLNIIPHLEFNQGAFFPKNGMHEITSSLFKLSKDLGVQYHFNKKVEEVLVENKHAIGVQVAGEQYMADVVINNMDMVNAYKTILKKQSQPKTLLKQPKSSSALIFYWGIRRTFPELDLHNIFFSENYLEEFDHIFKKGSIYHDPTVYVNITSTHNSKDAPEGSMNWFTMINVPNNQGQNWDQMIQEAKKDIIHKLNRILKTDVESLIEVEEILDPRKIEFKTSSANGALYGNSSNNKFAAFLRHANYSSKIKNLYFCGGSVHPGGGIPLCLLSAKIMSGMFPELED is encoded by the coding sequence ATGAAAAAGAAAGCCCTTATCATAGGTTCTGGAATTGCTGGGATTGCATCCTCAATTCGTTTAGCTCAAAAAGGCTTCAATGTGGAGGTTTTTGAAGCCAATCCATATCCTGGAGGCAAGCTTTCCGAAATTCAAATCGATGGGTACCGGTTTGATGCGGGTCCTTCACTTTTTACCATGCCGGAATTGGTGGAAGAGCTTTTTGAATTGGCAGGTAAAAACCCAAAAGACTATTTTGAGTACCAAAAACTGGAAGTCAATTGTCATTATTTTTGGGAGGATGGCACCAGACTTCAGGCTTATTCAGATCCGGATCTCTTTATTCAAGAAGCTGAAAAAAAATTAGGAGAGCCTTCGGACCATGTAAAAGAAGCACTTTCAAAGTCGGAATACATTTACGAGCACTTAGCTCCATTATTTATGCAGCGTTCTCTTCATGAGTGGAAAACCTGGACGAATCCTGACGCTTTAAAATCCTATCTCCGCATGGGAAAACTTGGGATTTTTTCTACCATGAATGAAGCCAATAAAAAGCTTTTTGATAGCCCCAAATTAGTTCAGCTGTTTAATCGCTATGCTACATATAACGGTTCAAACCCTTACGAAACTCCAGCTACTTTGAATATTATCCCCCATTTAGAGTTTAACCAAGGTGCCTTTTTTCCAAAAAATGGGATGCATGAAATTACCTCAAGTCTGTTTAAGCTATCCAAAGACCTAGGTGTTCAATACCATTTTAATAAAAAAGTGGAGGAGGTTTTAGTGGAAAACAAGCATGCGATTGGGGTTCAGGTAGCTGGTGAGCAATATATGGCTGATGTAGTGATCAATAACATGGACATGGTCAATGCTTACAAAACGATATTAAAAAAGCAAAGCCAGCCCAAAACCTTGTTGAAACAACCGAAATCTAGTTCGGCACTGATTTTTTATTGGGGAATTCGTAGAACCTTTCCCGAGCTGGATCTTCATAATATTTTCTTTTCTGAGAATTACCTGGAGGAATTTGATCATATTTTTAAGAAAGGAAGCATCTACCATGATCCTACCGTCTATGTGAACATTACCTCTACCCACAACTCAAAAGATGCTCCTGAAGGGAGTATGAATTGGTTTACGATGATAAATGTCCCCAACAATCAAGGTCAAAATTGGGATCAAATGATTCAAGAGGCTAAAAAGGATATTATCCACAAGCTTAATAGAATTTTGAAAACAGATGTGGAGTCGTTGATCGAAGTAGAGGAGATTCTAGATCCAAGGAAAATAGAGTTTAAGACCTCTAGTGCAAATGGAGCCCTTTATGGTAATTCATCCAACAATAAATTTGCGGCCTTTTTAAGGCATGCAAACTATTCATCGAAAATTAAAAACTTGTATTTCTGTGGTGGATCTGTTCATCCCGGAGGTGGGATTCCACTTTGCTTGCTTTCCGCAAAGATTATGAGCGGAATGTTTCCAGAATTGGAAGATTGA
- a CDS encoding regulatory protein RecX, whose amino-acid sequence MSVWRKNNQEQSSKKYWALDEAKEKLSTYCAYQERCIWETRRKLYEKGIQEPESDELIDYLIDTNFINEERYAQSFVRGKFRQKKWGKNRIRRELQMRQISQDHIRSGMMEIEPEEYYDTLLAQTEKHWERIKEPDLYKKKYKVINYLMGKGFEMDLLKEAIESLQSQ is encoded by the coding sequence ATGTCCGTCTGGCGAAAAAATAACCAAGAACAGTCCTCAAAAAAATACTGGGCTCTGGATGAAGCAAAGGAAAAGCTTTCAACCTATTGCGCCTATCAGGAGAGGTGCATTTGGGAAACACGCCGCAAATTATATGAGAAAGGGATCCAAGAACCAGAGTCGGATGAGTTAATCGATTACCTGATTGACACGAATTTTATCAACGAAGAAAGGTATGCTCAATCCTTTGTTAGGGGAAAATTCAGGCAGAAAAAGTGGGGTAAAAACCGAATCAGAAGGGAATTACAGATGAGGCAAATCAGTCAAGACCATATTAGGTCTGGGATGATGGAGATTGAGCCGGAAGAATATTATGATACGCTATTGGCCCAGACAGAAAAGCACTGGGAAAGAATTAAAGAGCCTGATCTATATAAAAAGAAGTATAAAGTAATCAATTACCTGATGGGTAAAGGCTTTGAAATGGACTTATTAAAAGAAGCGATAGAAAGTCTGCAGTCGCAATGA
- the tpiA gene encoding triose-phosphate isomerase: protein MRKKIVAGNWKMNMTFDEGQKLTSEIVNMYKDENVKDVVAILNPPFPHIFPVKKLIGGVEGISLGAQNCSDKEAGAFTGEVSAKIIASFGVEYVILGHSERREYFQEDNEILATKVKEALANGLKPIFCCGESLDIRTAGTHEPNVKFQLTQSLFDLSPEDFSKITIAYEPIWAIGTGKTATADQAQEMHAALRRHIASHYGKEIADNTSILYGGSCNPKNAQEIFSKPDVDGGLIGGASLKSRDFVDIIKSF from the coding sequence ATGCGTAAGAAAATCGTTGCCGGCAACTGGAAAATGAATATGACTTTTGACGAAGGTCAGAAACTGACTTCTGAGATTGTCAATATGTATAAAGATGAAAATGTAAAGGATGTTGTGGCAATCTTAAACCCTCCTTTCCCACATATTTTTCCTGTTAAAAAACTGATTGGTGGAGTAGAAGGGATTTCTCTTGGTGCACAAAACTGCTCAGATAAAGAAGCTGGAGCTTTTACTGGAGAGGTATCCGCTAAAATCATTGCTTCCTTTGGGGTAGAATATGTAATTCTTGGCCATAGCGAAAGAAGAGAGTATTTCCAGGAGGATAATGAGATTCTAGCTACAAAAGTAAAAGAAGCTTTAGCCAATGGGTTGAAACCAATATTTTGCTGTGGTGAATCTTTGGATATCAGAACTGCTGGAACCCATGAGCCAAATGTGAAATTTCAATTGACTCAAAGTCTTTTTGATTTAAGCCCTGAGGATTTCAGTAAAATCACCATTGCTTACGAACCAATTTGGGCAATCGGAACAGGTAAAACGGCTACAGCTGATCAAGCACAAGAAATGCATGCTGCATTGAGAAGACATATTGCTAGTCATTATGGTAAGGAGATCGCTGACAACACTTCCATTTTGTACGGTGGTAGCTGTAACCCAAAAAATGCTCAGGAGATTTTCTCTAAGCCAGATGTAGACGGTGGATTAATTGGAGGAGCTTCCTTGAAGTCCAGAGACTTCGTAGACATTATCAAATCATTCTAA
- the prmA gene encoding 50S ribosomal protein L11 methyltransferase, producing the protein MDYLEFKIACLEEYREILIAELAEIGFDSFLETEEGIEAYAPENDFDRSSFDELIDKYVVPAHISVQENIMSKVNWNEEWEKNYDPIAVEDLVYVRASFHPAQPEFKYDIVINPKMSFGTGHHATTYQMLLHQAELDHQGKRVLDVGSGTGILAIMAKLLGADQVEAFDIDEWCVENGNENFQLNEVEIKMDIGTIREVDPQGTFDIILANINKNVLLDEMEIYTELLAPEGLLLLSGFYTEDIEDLLERCTPLGFSLVKKQSKDNWAALVLEKK; encoded by the coding sequence ATGGATTACCTGGAATTTAAAATTGCCTGCCTGGAAGAATACCGGGAAATCCTAATTGCAGAATTAGCAGAAATAGGCTTCGATTCCTTTCTTGAAACAGAGGAGGGAATTGAAGCCTATGCTCCTGAAAATGACTTTGACAGAAGTTCATTTGATGAACTCATCGATAAATATGTGGTCCCAGCTCATATTTCTGTTCAAGAAAACATCATGTCAAAAGTTAACTGGAATGAGGAATGGGAAAAAAACTACGATCCCATTGCCGTAGAAGATTTGGTGTATGTGAGAGCCTCATTTCACCCTGCACAGCCTGAATTTAAGTATGATATTGTAATCAACCCCAAAATGTCTTTTGGCACGGGGCATCATGCTACAACCTATCAAATGCTTTTACATCAAGCCGAGTTGGACCATCAGGGAAAACGTGTACTAGATGTGGGTTCGGGAACCGGTATTTTGGCAATAATGGCTAAACTTCTTGGGGCCGATCAAGTAGAAGCCTTCGATATTGACGAATGGTGTGTAGAAAATGGTAATGAAAATTTTCAACTCAATGAGGTGGAAATTAAAATGGACATTGGTACTATCAGAGAGGTCGATCCCCAAGGTACATTTGATATCATTTTAGCGAATATCAATAAAAATGTATTGCTTGATGAAATGGAGATTTATACAGAGCTTTTGGCTCCTGAAGGTCTTCTTTTATTGAGTGGTTTTTATACCGAAGACATCGAAGATTTATTGGAGAGGTGCACACCTTTAGGTTTCAGCCTGGTGAAAAAACAAAGCAAAGACAATTGGGCAGCATTGGTTTTAGAAAAAAAGTAG
- the recJ gene encoding single-stranded-DNA-specific exonuclease RecJ, which yields MEYVWKQKPRATGTLVEQLGREINVNPILANMLINRGVDNFDTAKNYFRPSLSKLHDPFLMKDMTEAIERIEKAIQQDEKILVYGDYDVDGTTAVALVYSYLQSFYSKVDFYIPDRYKEGYGISSKGVRFAAENNYKLIIALDCGIKAIEKVALAKELGVDFIICDHHTPGDELPQAVAVLDAKRKDCEYPYKELSGAGVGFKLIQAHAKIREIEESALYAYLDLLVVSIAADIVPITGENRILAYYGLERINNTPRPGLKALMLSAKIEKEIGISDIVFKIGPRINASGRLEHAKASVELLISTDLDLAIERAKVVDEVNTTRRNFDENITKEAFEMIAEREASNEWNSTVLFKEDWHKGVIGIVASRCIEKYYRPTIILTESNGKATGSARSVVDFNIYEAISECAGLLDQFGGHKYAAGLTLSVDKVEDFQIMFEKVVKSRIEEVHRKPVIEIDDELLLDQINYKFYNILKQMAPFGPGNTEPVFRISQAYAENVIILKDKHLRFNIVQDGQVTKPVCLGFGLADKTKDPDHTIVKMLQGKMRFDIVAEMRENFFRDKSSLQLYVKDIKFD from the coding sequence ATGGAGTACGTTTGGAAACAGAAACCAAGAGCGACAGGAACACTTGTCGAACAACTAGGACGGGAAATCAATGTCAATCCCATTCTTGCCAACATGCTCATCAATCGTGGGGTAGATAATTTTGATACAGCCAAAAATTACTTTCGACCCAGCTTAAGCAAATTACATGATCCTTTTTTGATGAAGGATATGACCGAAGCGATCGAAAGAATTGAAAAGGCAATACAGCAAGATGAAAAGATTCTTGTTTACGGTGATTATGATGTAGATGGCACGACCGCTGTCGCATTGGTTTACAGTTATCTTCAGAGCTTTTACTCTAAAGTTGATTTTTATATCCCGGATCGATACAAGGAAGGGTATGGTATTTCTTCCAAAGGCGTCAGGTTTGCAGCAGAAAACAATTATAAACTGATCATTGCTCTTGACTGCGGAATTAAAGCAATCGAGAAAGTAGCCTTAGCCAAAGAACTGGGGGTGGATTTTATTATTTGTGACCACCACACACCAGGAGATGAATTACCCCAAGCAGTAGCCGTCTTGGATGCAAAGCGGAAAGATTGTGAATACCCTTACAAAGAGCTGAGCGGTGCTGGAGTAGGCTTTAAACTTATTCAAGCGCATGCAAAAATAAGAGAGATTGAAGAGTCTGCGCTTTATGCTTATTTGGACCTGTTAGTTGTAAGTATCGCGGCAGACATTGTTCCGATTACAGGTGAGAATAGAATTCTTGCCTATTATGGCTTAGAGAGAATCAACAATACCCCAAGACCGGGTTTAAAAGCGTTGATGCTTAGTGCCAAAATCGAAAAGGAGATTGGTATTTCGGACATTGTTTTTAAGATAGGACCTAGAATTAATGCCTCTGGTAGACTGGAGCATGCCAAAGCTTCTGTGGAACTTCTGATTTCAACAGACCTTGATTTGGCCATAGAGCGAGCTAAGGTAGTGGATGAGGTAAACACGACTCGTAGGAATTTTGACGAAAATATTACCAAGGAGGCCTTTGAAATGATCGCCGAACGTGAAGCGTCCAATGAATGGAATTCCACGGTGCTTTTCAAAGAAGATTGGCATAAAGGTGTGATAGGGATTGTAGCAAGTCGCTGTATTGAAAAATACTACAGGCCTACAATTATTTTGACAGAGTCTAATGGCAAGGCGACAGGTAGTGCTAGATCGGTAGTGGATTTTAATATCTACGAGGCCATTTCTGAATGCGCAGGATTGCTAGACCAATTTGGAGGACATAAATATGCTGCCGGACTTACTTTGTCTGTAGACAAGGTGGAGGATTTTCAGATTATGTTTGAAAAAGTGGTTAAAAGCCGCATCGAGGAAGTCCATAGGAAACCTGTTATTGAGATAGATGATGAGTTACTTTTGGATCAGATCAACTATAAGTTTTATAACATCCTGAAGCAAATGGCTCCTTTTGGACCAGGAAATACAGAACCTGTTTTCAGAATTTCACAGGCATATGCTGAAAACGTCATTATATTGAAGGACAAACACCTAAGATTTAATATTGTCCAAGATGGTCAGGTGACAAAACCCGTTTGTTTGGGGTTTGGCCTGGCAGATAAAACCAAAGACCCCGATCATACGATAGTAAAGATGTTGCAAGGGAAAATGCGTTTCGATATTGTAGCAGAAATGCGCGAGAATTTCTTCCGTGACAAATCTAGTTTACAACTCTATGTGAAAGACATCAAATTTGATTGA